The following coding sequences are from one Verrucosispora sp. WMMD573 window:
- a CDS encoding MBL fold metallo-hydrolase has translation MGGHVTGAVTALASELPDWAALLRAPNPGPMTLDGTNTWLLRAGPGEPAVVVDPGPADEAHLAAIVAQGPIGLVLITHGHPDHTEGSARLHDLLDGAAVLAADPAHTIGGEPLTGAGPDTSGFGLEIRLLATPGHTADSVCFLAERNGQRVVLTGDTILGRGTTVVAHPDGHLGDYLASLELLSTYRGTPALPGHGPALADCGAAAEFYLAHRRARLDQVRTALDAGARTAAEVVAAVYADVDRSLWWAAEWSVRAQLEYLGRESDGGGARLDPA, from the coding sequence ATGGGAGGGCATGTGACGGGGGCGGTGACCGCACTCGCCAGCGAACTGCCGGACTGGGCGGCGCTGCTGCGGGCACCCAACCCGGGGCCGATGACGCTTGACGGCACCAACACCTGGCTGCTGCGGGCCGGGCCCGGTGAGCCGGCCGTGGTGGTCGACCCGGGACCGGCGGACGAGGCGCACCTGGCGGCGATCGTCGCGCAGGGGCCGATCGGGCTGGTGCTGATCACCCACGGCCACCCGGACCACACCGAGGGCTCGGCCCGCCTGCACGACCTGCTCGATGGAGCCGCCGTTCTCGCCGCTGACCCGGCGCACACCATCGGCGGTGAGCCGCTGACCGGTGCGGGGCCGGACACGAGCGGCTTCGGCCTGGAGATCCGCCTGCTCGCCACCCCCGGGCACACCGCCGACTCGGTCTGTTTCCTGGCCGAGCGGAACGGCCAGCGGGTGGTGCTCACCGGTGACACGATCCTCGGCCGGGGCACCACCGTCGTCGCGCACCCGGACGGGCATCTCGGCGACTACCTGGCCAGCCTGGAGCTGCTCTCGACGTACCGGGGAACACCGGCGTTGCCCGGGCACGGCCCGGCGCTGGCCGACTGCGGCGCCGCCGCCGAGTTCTACCTCGCCCATCGCCGTGCCCGCCTGGACCAGGTCCGCACGGCACTGGACGCGGGCGCCCGGACCGCGGCCGAAGTGGTCGCGGCGGTCTACGCCGATGTCGACCGGTCGCTGTGGTGGGCGGCGGAATGGTCGGTGCGCGCCCAACTCGAATACCTGGGCCGGGAATCCGACGGCGGCGGCGCGAGGTTGGATCCAGCGTGA
- a CDS encoding DUF4177 domain-containing protein, whose product MQKWEYATVPLLVHATKQILDNWGEDGWELVSVVPGPNPEQLVAYLKRPKA is encoded by the coding sequence ATGCAGAAGTGGGAATACGCCACCGTCCCGCTGCTGGTCCACGCGACCAAGCAGATCCTCGACAACTGGGGTGAGGACGGCTGGGAACTCGTCTCCGTCGTGCCCGGGCCGAACCCGGAGCAACTCGTCGCCTACCTGAAGCGCCCGAAGGCATGA
- a CDS encoding WhiB family transcriptional regulator gives MGMITDWPSLAACQNGDPDALFVQGAEQNVAKRICRSCPVRYECLADALDNRIEFGVWGGMTERERRALLRRHPQVTSWRKMFEAAMKKNAKDKAGKDKILAATGN, from the coding sequence ATGGGCATGATCACTGACTGGCCGTCGTTGGCGGCGTGTCAGAACGGGGACCCGGACGCGTTGTTCGTACAGGGCGCCGAACAGAACGTGGCCAAGCGGATCTGCCGGAGCTGCCCAGTCCGGTACGAGTGCCTGGCCGACGCGCTGGACAACCGGATCGAGTTCGGCGTGTGGGGCGGCATGACCGAACGGGAACGTCGCGCGTTGCTGCGTCGCCATCCCCAGGTCACCAGCTGGCGCAAGATGTTCGAGGCGGCGATGAAGAAGAACGCCAAGGACAAGGCCGGCAAGGACAAGATCCTGGCCGCGACCGGCAACTGA
- a CDS encoding ArsA-related P-loop ATPase, with translation MGAAQRSTDRAGIDWPARLHVVTGKGGTGKTSVAAALALGLAAGGRRTLLVEVEGRQGIAQLFGTEPLPYAERHLADAPGGGEVSALAVDAEEALLEYLDMFYKLGAAGRALRKFGAIDFATTIAPGLRDVLLTGKVKEATTRTVDQRRVYDAVVLDAPPTGRIGRFLNVTAETARLAKMGPIKTQSDGVSALLRSPMTAVHVVTLLEEMPVQETVDAIAELTSLGFGVGRVIVNGTRAPLPTGRLVTEAELTRGLRAAGLTASTGIVSGLHHEARDLMIRRELEDSLRTDLVDLGVPLVELPLLPDGVDRAGLEVLAATLVQGD, from the coding sequence GTGGGAGCAGCGCAGCGATCGACGGACCGGGCCGGCATCGACTGGCCCGCGCGCCTGCACGTGGTGACCGGCAAGGGCGGCACGGGCAAGACCAGCGTGGCCGCCGCGCTGGCCCTGGGCCTGGCCGCAGGTGGTCGACGCACCTTGCTGGTCGAGGTGGAGGGGCGACAGGGCATCGCCCAGCTCTTCGGCACCGAACCGCTGCCGTACGCCGAGCGACACCTGGCCGACGCCCCCGGCGGCGGCGAGGTGTCGGCGCTCGCGGTCGACGCCGAGGAGGCCCTGCTCGAATACCTCGACATGTTCTACAAGCTCGGCGCGGCCGGCCGGGCGCTGCGCAAGTTCGGTGCGATCGACTTCGCCACCACCATCGCTCCCGGTCTGCGCGACGTGCTGCTCACCGGCAAGGTCAAGGAGGCCACCACCCGCACCGTCGACCAGCGGCGGGTGTACGACGCGGTGGTGCTGGACGCGCCACCCACCGGCCGGATCGGGCGCTTTCTGAACGTCACCGCCGAGACCGCCCGGCTGGCCAAGATGGGGCCGATCAAGACCCAGAGCGACGGAGTCTCCGCGTTGCTGCGCTCACCGATGACCGCCGTGCACGTGGTGACGCTGCTGGAGGAGATGCCGGTACAGGAGACGGTCGACGCGATCGCCGAGCTGACCTCGCTCGGATTCGGCGTGGGGCGGGTGATCGTCAACGGGACCAGGGCGCCGCTGCCGACCGGACGATTGGTCACCGAGGCGGAACTGACACGGGGACTGCGCGCGGCCGGGCTCACCGCCAGCACGGGGATCGTCAGCGGGCTGCACCACGAGGCGCGGGACCTGATGATCCGCCGGGAGTTGGAGGATTCGCTCCGTACCGATCTGGTGGACCTCGGCGTGCCCCTGGTCGAACTACCGCTGCTGCCCGACGGGGTGGACCGCGCCGGCCTGGAGGTGCTCGCCGCCACCCTCGTCCAGGGCGATTGA
- a CDS encoding RidA family protein: protein MANGPHARLAELGLELPEVVPPVASYLPAVQSGQHVYVSGQLPMSEGKLLATGKVGAGVSAEQAKQLAQRCALNALAAIDSLVGLENVVKVVKLTGFVASAAGFTGQPGVINGASDLFGTVFGEAGRHARSAVGVAELPLDAPVEVEVIVEVS, encoded by the coding sequence GTGGCCAACGGACCCCACGCCAGGCTGGCGGAACTCGGTCTGGAACTGCCGGAGGTGGTGCCGCCGGTGGCGAGCTACCTGCCGGCGGTGCAGTCCGGGCAGCACGTGTACGTCTCCGGGCAGCTGCCGATGTCCGAAGGCAAGCTGCTGGCCACCGGCAAGGTCGGCGCCGGCGTCTCCGCCGAGCAGGCCAAACAGCTGGCCCAGCGCTGCGCACTCAACGCGCTCGCCGCGATCGACTCGCTTGTCGGTCTGGAGAACGTGGTAAAGGTCGTGAAGCTGACCGGCTTCGTGGCCAGCGCCGCCGGCTTCACCGGGCAGCCGGGCGTCATCAACGGCGCGTCGGACCTGTTCGGAACCGTCTTCGGCGAGGCGGGACGGCACGCCCGGTCGGCCGTCGGTGTCGCGGAACTCCCGCTGGACGCGCCGGTGGAGGTCGAGGTCATCGTCGAGGTCTCCTGA
- a CDS encoding ArsA-related P-loop ATPase, which yields MVPSDNAAPPLDVDRILADPGVRIVVCCGAGGVGKTTTAAALALRAAEQHGRRTVVLTIDPARRLAQSLGLTELDNTPRQVKGIDVEDSGGELHAMMLDMKRTFDDVVLAHTDPAKAAEIFANPFYQAMSSTFAGTQEYMAMEKLGQLHARGEWDLIVVDTPPSRSALDFLDAPARLSRFLDGRMLRLLLAPARSGGRSMFSLVTASFGMFSRVVQKVIGTQLLTDLSGFVAALDSMFGGFRQRAEQTYRILQARETAFLLVAAPEPDAVREAAYFAGRLGAEQMPLAGLVLNRVHRPTATELGAAESRAAADRLAAAGGHEGTAEVLRAHAALAEQAVREQQVAARFTEAFPQVPAVSVTAQPADVHDVDGLRTIAAAISRP from the coding sequence TTGGTGCCTTCCGACAACGCCGCGCCGCCGCTGGACGTCGACCGGATCCTGGCCGATCCGGGAGTTCGGATCGTGGTCTGCTGCGGTGCGGGCGGGGTGGGGAAGACGACCACGGCTGCCGCGCTCGCGCTGCGCGCCGCCGAACAGCACGGCCGCCGCACGGTGGTGCTCACCATCGACCCGGCCCGGCGACTGGCCCAGTCCCTCGGCCTGACCGAGCTGGACAACACACCCCGGCAGGTCAAGGGAATCGACGTCGAGGACAGCGGCGGCGAACTGCACGCCATGATGCTCGACATGAAGCGCACCTTCGACGACGTGGTGCTGGCGCACACCGACCCGGCGAAGGCGGCGGAGATCTTCGCCAACCCCTTCTACCAGGCCATGAGTTCCACCTTCGCCGGCACGCAGGAGTACATGGCGATGGAGAAGCTCGGCCAGTTGCACGCCCGGGGCGAGTGGGACCTGATCGTGGTGGACACTCCCCCGTCGCGCTCGGCGCTGGACTTCCTCGACGCACCGGCCCGGCTGTCGCGATTTCTCGACGGGCGGATGCTCCGGCTGTTGCTCGCTCCGGCACGCAGCGGTGGTCGCAGCATGTTCAGCCTGGTCACCGCCTCCTTCGGGATGTTCTCCCGGGTGGTGCAGAAGGTGATCGGCACTCAGTTGCTGACGGACCTGTCCGGCTTCGTCGCCGCGCTCGACTCGATGTTCGGCGGGTTCCGGCAGCGCGCCGAACAGACGTACCGCATCCTGCAGGCGCGGGAGACGGCGTTCCTGCTGGTCGCGGCGCCGGAGCCGGACGCGGTCCGGGAGGCCGCCTACTTCGCCGGTCGGCTGGGCGCGGAGCAGATGCCGCTCGCCGGCCTGGTGCTCAACCGGGTGCACCGGCCGACGGCGACCGAGCTGGGCGCGGCGGAGAGCCGCGCCGCCGCTGACCGCCTGGCCGCGGCCGGTGGCCATGAGGGCACCGCCGAGGTGTTGCGGGCGCACGCCGCCCTGGCCGAGCAGGCGGTACGCGAGCAGCAGGTGGCAGCGCGGTTCACTGAGGCGTTTCCCCAGGTGCCGGCCGTGTCGGTGACGGCGCAGCCCGCCGACGTGCATGACGTCGACGGGCTACGGACGATCGCGGCGGCGATCAGCCGCCCCTGA